The window CCCGAATTTCCATTAAATTTGGAAAAGAACAATTGAACAAGACATGTTTATACGCCCATAAGCGGAATAAGCGCAACTGTTGCACTTATTCAATTGTTGGCATTAATTAAAGAAATGAACAGCTTAATTGAAAAGAAAGACTCAATAGTCAACTTTTACGATATAAAAAATATAACGGAACGGGATCGACTAATTGAAGAAATCGGAAAGTACACAGACAGCAAGGAGGAGAGCGAAGTAGTTAAAGAGATTCGATCAAATTTTAGTCAAGCCTACTTTTCAGGACTTAACGTCATTTATATAGCCTTGAGTAGTAATCCTCAAAAATGGTCTGCGTTCTTTAAAGAGGAATATGAAAGAGCTTTCGAGACAGCAAAAAGAACTGACAACTCATTCGAGATTTTAGATTGTCTAGTATCTATAGGCTTAACAGATGTAACTAAGGTACCAGCAATTGATGAAATAGTTGAACTACTGGAAAATCATCTAGAACATGAGAAAGATACAATTAGGTTCAAAGCAATATGGTATTTGGGTGATTGGATTTCAAGTAAGAATAAAGCCAAGTACCCTGAGGTAATTAAAAAGATTAGAACCAGATTACGGGACGATAATTGGAAAATCAGATACTTAACCAGCTCCGTTCTAAGACGAATGGACGAACTATCTTCAACCTTCAAGCTCGATATGATGGATAGATTAAAAGCTAAATTCTATGATCCATTTGAACTGTCATAATAGAGTCGTCATCTATAATAATGATTGTGTAGACTACTCTCTTTGGCTACTACATCTCATCAATATTTGATATGTCAAACCCAACAATGAAATCAAAACAGCTTGTTTATTCAGTATTTTTAATTGGATTAATTGTATTGACCTTTTTTGGCTTAGGTGAAGACATCTTATATGCCCAATACGGAATTAAAAGATGGATACCGATTATTCTGATATTTATTCTAGTTCCATTTTTTGCCATAATGCTTGCTATAAGTATAAAGAATAACCAAAGAGTAAAGAATGGCTTATTGATTCTTGCTGTGATTATGGGCCCAATCTTCGGTCTTTGGCACAGACAACTATCAACACAAAAGTGGAGTGAAGAAGGACAATTGACAAAAGGAATCGTATCAGAGAGATGGCTGGGGGGTAGGAGAGGAGGCAAATGGAATATTAAATGCGAGTTCAAAGTGAAGAATACACGATTTACAACATTTGGTAAGTGGGATAGGGAAGACCTCTACAGAGTCGGTGATACACTGACAATACAATACGCTGAATCAAACCCCAATATTCATCGAATTTTAGAACTAGAAGACTAATGCCAACATTGAGTAAAATGCATAGCTTCCTATCGTCAGCTACGACATCTTACTCTGAGCGTTAGGCGCAATTTAAAAGTGAATTAGAATATGGATGACAAACTCAAAGAATTTAAAATAGTTGGCCTATTTAAGTCGAGGGATGTTTCAATCCCACTTGATGGCCCAGTTAAAATTTTAATTGGTGAGAATGGTCTTGGAAAGACTACCATTCTTAATGCCCTATACTACACCCTAACAAGTCAGTTTTATAAGCTTAGTAGCCTTCAATTCGATTCGATAGAGGTAACGTTGACATCTGGAGAGTCCTTTGTGTTGAAAAATGAGGACCTTGCATATATAACTGATG of the Cryomorphaceae bacterium 1068 genome contains:
- a CDS encoding HEAT repeat domain-containing protein, coding for MALIKEMNSLIEKKDSIVNFYDIKNITERDRLIEEIGKYTDSKEESEVVKEIRSNFSQAYFSGLNVIYIALSSNPQKWSAFFKEEYERAFETAKRTDNSFEILDCLVSIGLTDVTKVPAIDEIVELLENHLEHEKDTIRFKAIWYLGDWISSKNKAKYPEVIKKIRTRLRDDNWKIRYLTSSVLRRMDELSSTFKLDMMDRLKAKFYDPFELS